From the genome of Campylobacter concisus, one region includes:
- the flgE gene encoding flagellar hook protein FlgE, with protein sequence MMRSLWSGVSGLQAHQIAMDVEGNNIANVNTYGYKYNRANFADILSQTPRVATAPQGQLGGQNAMQIGLGTTINSTTRIFSQGTLTSTDKQTDLALQGNGFFVVSPDGGTTRYYTRNGDFVRDKAGNFVNNSGYIVQGWTRDEETGTIDSTGPIKNIVIKEGLTTPARATTEVKIKGNLDSGNTIGQRSTPIYSLDSVAGGRDYNNDGILNANEVHNENDVNNDQFYTNSRKEQSLTERGVDLGVTFDELGNGLALRDGQGIWVSYANAKTEKFTVGSGLPQSIGQINPAATLDITINGTNIKSQANTITSISDVAAAINAQYNKTGVRAEISEGNKLTLINRNNSGTTEETKNIHLKVNGGNTVTGLADKDIITAYQYVYTSSQTTAVHPNNDKIARQVTTTEDLRAAMQEDARNHVDYNGDGQIRANSDALDAAKLATAAHRIAPGTGGAAITNTAYQTAYNTAYAAAAGTPDQKHAAGIAALQALAGDDTNDGVKITVNKLGQFQLENPSNEVADHALYMTTTGLTKPAQGTNNSAVNENVRLTTIMKALDGALSPGQALRASGKMMMSSHGSTAEIFDSLGSKHTVSIKWTKTGTTTDGGTEWSMVIQVPEPAKINYTGEGPDNVITGTARFNANGSLASFHPATITFSANNGSQSGQNISLNFGLGTDFNGLTSFDKDSSTESISQDGYTGGTLNGIKIDETGTIIGSFSNGQSFGLAKVALATFTNNEGLQSEGGNVFSQTANSGEAVIGAAGTGDKGTIAASKLEASNVDLSRALTDLIVIQRGFQANSKTITTSDEMLNTLLQLKQ encoded by the coding sequence ATGATGAGATCACTTTGGTCTGGTGTTTCAGGCCTACAAGCCCACCAGATAGCCATGGACGTAGAAGGCAACAATATCGCAAACGTTAATACCTATGGTTATAAATACAACCGTGCAAATTTTGCTGATATACTAAGCCAAACTCCAAGAGTCGCTACTGCTCCACAAGGTCAGCTAGGCGGTCAAAATGCTATGCAAATAGGTCTAGGAACGACTATAAACTCAACTACAAGAATTTTCTCACAAGGCACACTAACATCTACTGATAAGCAAACAGACCTTGCACTTCAAGGAAATGGTTTCTTTGTCGTATCTCCAGATGGTGGAACTACAAGATACTATACAAGAAATGGTGACTTTGTCCGTGATAAAGCTGGAAATTTTGTAAACAATAGTGGCTATATCGTTCAAGGCTGGACAAGAGATGAAGAGACTGGCACTATCGACTCAACAGGTCCTATAAAAAATATCGTGATCAAAGAGGGTCTTACCACTCCAGCAAGAGCGACAACAGAAGTAAAGATAAAAGGCAACCTTGACTCAGGTAATACCATAGGACAAAGAAGCACGCCTATTTATTCACTAGACTCTGTTGCTGGTGGACGTGACTATAACAATGATGGAATTTTAAATGCAAACGAAGTCCATAACGAGAATGATGTAAATAATGATCAGTTTTATACGAACTCAAGAAAAGAACAAAGCTTAACAGAGCGTGGCGTCGATCTTGGTGTTACATTTGATGAGCTTGGAAATGGCCTTGCTTTAAGAGATGGACAAGGTATCTGGGTGAGCTACGCAAATGCTAAAACTGAAAAATTTACAGTAGGAAGTGGATTGCCACAAAGCATCGGACAGATAAACCCAGCAGCAACACTTGATATCACGATCAATGGCACAAACATCAAATCTCAAGCTAACACAATAACAAGTATAAGTGATGTTGCAGCTGCTATCAACGCCCAGTATAATAAAACTGGCGTTAGAGCTGAAATTTCAGAAGGTAATAAACTAACACTTATAAATAGAAATAACTCAGGCACTACTGAAGAGACAAAAAATATCCATTTAAAAGTAAATGGCGGAAATACAGTTACTGGTTTAGCTGATAAAGATATCATAACAGCTTATCAATATGTCTATACAAGCTCACAAACAACAGCTGTTCATCCAAATAACGATAAAATCGCAAGACAAGTAACAACAACAGAAGATCTTCGCGCTGCTATGCAAGAAGATGCTAGAAACCACGTTGACTATAACGGCGACGGCCAAATAAGAGCAAACTCAGATGCACTTGATGCGGCAAAACTAGCAACCGCAGCACATAGAATAGCACCTGGAACTGGTGGAGCAGCCATAACTAACACTGCATATCAAACAGCTTATAATACAGCATATGCCGCTGCAGCTGGTACTCCGGATCAAAAGCACGCAGCTGGTATCGCGGCACTTCAAGCACTTGCAGGTGATGATACAAACGATGGTGTAAAGATCACTGTAAATAAACTAGGTCAATTTCAACTAGAAAACCCATCAAATGAAGTAGCAGATCATGCACTTTACATGACAACAACTGGTCTTACAAAGCCAGCTCAAGGTACAAATAATTCAGCTGTAAATGAAAACGTTAGACTTACAACTATTATGAAAGCACTTGATGGCGCACTAAGCCCAGGCCAAGCTCTAAGAGCAAGTGGAAAGATGATGATGTCAAGCCACGGCTCAACGGCAGAAATTTTTGACTCACTTGGCTCAAAACACACAGTTAGTATCAAATGGACAAAGACAGGCACCACAACAGATGGTGGAACTGAGTGGAGTATGGTCATACAAGTACCAGAGCCAGCTAAGATAAACTATACAGGTGAAGGCCCAGATAACGTTATAACTGGAACAGCTAGATTTAACGCAAATGGCTCACTCGCAAGTTTCCACCCAGCAACGATAACATTTTCAGCTAACAACGGCTCACAAAGTGGTCAAAACATTAGCTTAAATTTTGGTCTGGGAACTGATTTTAACGGCTTAACAAGCTTTGATAAAGACTCATCAACTGAGTCAATCTCACAAGATGGCTACACAGGTGGCACTCTAAATGGCATAAAAATAGATGAGACCGGAACGATAATAGGCTCATTTTCAAATGGTCAAAGCTTTGGCCTGGCTAAAGTAGCACTTGCTACCTTTACAAATAATGAAGGTCTTCAAAGTGAGGGCGGAAATGTCTTTTCACAAACCGCAAACTCAGGTGAAGCAGTTATCGGTGCAGCTGGCACAGGCGATAAAGGAACGATCGCGGCTTCAAAACTTGAAGCTAGTAACGTCGATCTAAGCCGTGCGCTAACAGATCTTATCGTTATTCAAAGAGGTTTCCAAGCAAACTCAAAAACGATCACAACAAGTGATGAGATGCTAAATACACTTCTTCAATTAAAACAATAA